A genome region from Acidiferrobacteraceae bacterium includes the following:
- a CDS encoding metalloregulator ArsR/SmtB family transcription factor — protein MEIITAVASLGALAQNTRLAAYRLLVQTGEEGLCAGDIGTRLDIPAATLSFHLKELLRTGLVTSRQDGRRIIYRANFSVMHDLIDYLSENCCGTDVSACAPATAKKKRS, from the coding sequence ATGGAAATTATTACCGCTGTTGCTTCGCTTGGCGCCTTGGCCCAGAACACCCGGCTCGCAGCCTATCGGCTGCTGGTTCAGACGGGCGAGGAGGGTTTGTGCGCGGGCGATATCGGCACCCGCCTGGACATCCCGGCCGCCACGCTCTCGTTTCACCTCAAGGAGCTGCTGCGCACGGGTCTGGTCACGAGTCGGCAGGATGGTAGGCGGATCATCTATCGCGCCAATTTTTCCGTCATGCATGACCTGATCGATTACCTGAGCGAGAATTGCTGCGGCACCGACGTATCCGCCTGTGCCCCGGCGACAGCGAAGAAGAAACGCTCATGA